GAGCACGGAGTTGATGGACGTGCCGTCGTCCATCGCCACCAACCTGATCAGCCCCAACACCGACGCCCCGGCCACAGGCTCCGTGGACAAGTTGTGCGAGCACTCGTGCGAGGAGCTCACTAACCTCTTCCAGGAGCTGAAGGGCCTCCGTGTGGTCGTGGGCAACCTCATCGACGGCATGCAGAAAGTGGTGAGTCACTCGTTGCCCCTGTGTCCAGTCACTAAAAAAGCTACCCAATTAGCCCCCGCGTTTGGCCCGCAGAACTGAGGAGACGGTTTGTTTACTTTGGTGCGAGCCTGTGTTTTCCTAGCACCGAAAGAGGCCTTAGCAAGTCAAGAGCTGCACAGATTTTTCCAAGTGTTTCTCCCCCCGTTTCCCCTCTCGTTGGCCCTCGTAAAACTGTAATTGGAACATAATTGGTGTGTACCTACATACCTTTGGAAGGAATGTTTGCATAGTAAATCATAAGCGTTTCTTCAGCCTCCAGTTTGGGTTAAATGTACGACTCAGCACATAGATACAGTATCTCCAAAGTGAGGGCCTCAGTCAGGCATTCCCCTGCCCTGGGCAGTGGGCTGCCCGTCAGACTGACAGACATGATGTCTGATACCCCACAGACGGAGGAGAACAATGCCATGCGGGAAGCACTAGCGAAGCTGAAAACCCCTCAGAACCCTATGGATCAGAGCCTGTGCTGGCAGGACGGACGGCTCTTTGAGGACAAGGAGGACTGGGTCGTGGACAGCTGCACCAAATGCACCTGTCAGGTAAcggcacagagagagcaagaagcaCAATGTGtattgattgtgattgtgatgtgATTGTGATGATTATTATAATCATCATACTAGTGCAAAAACAGTcatttgtttttatggttcCACACCAAACTCATTCATTTTACCAAAATGACATGATGTATTTTCTGAATATTTGACTTCCACTATTTACTTTCCAACTCTTTGATTTCTGACAGGAAGGAAAGGTGGTGTGTCGTCAGATCACATGCCCCTCAGTGGCCTGTGCCACTCCCACCTTTATTGATGGAGAGTGCTGCCCTGTTTGTCTGCGTATGTCTATGCAtacataaacagacatatacacaaagCCAAATACCACATACAGTGTCTGAATGATtaaacctgtatgtgtgtgtgtgtgtgtgtgcgtgttcatgtgtgtgtatgtgtgtgtacgtgtgtgtttgtgtgtatgtctgtgtttgtgtgtgcgtctgtgtgtttgtgtgtgtgtgtgtgtgtgtgtgtgtgtgtgtgtgcgtgtgtgtgtgtgtgtgtgtgtgtccatgtgtgtgtatgtgtgtgtttgtgtgtatgtgtgtgtttgtgtgtgcgtctgtgtgtgtgtgtgtgtgtgtgtgtgtgtgtgtgtgtgtgtgtgtgtgtgtgtgcgtgtgtgcgtgtgtctgtgtgtgtgtgtgtgtgtgtatgtgtgtgtatgtgtgtgtttgtgtgtatgtgtgtgtttgtgtgtgcgtctgtgtgtgtgtgtgtgtgtgtgtgtgtgtgtgtctgtgtgtgtatgtgtgtgtatgtgtgtgtgtttgtgtgtgtgtgtgtgtgtgtgtgtgtgtgtgtgtgtgtgtgtgtgtgtgtgtgtgtgtgtgtgtgtgtgtgtgtgtctgtgtgtgtatgtgtgtgtatgtgtgtgtgtttgtgtgtgtgtgtgtgtgtgtgtgtgtgcgtgtctgtgtgtgtgtgtgtgtgtgtgtgtgtgtgtctgtatgcgtgcgtgtgtgtgtgtgtgtgcgtgcctgtgcgtgcgtgtctgtgtgtctgtgtgtgtgtgtgtgtgtgtgtgtgtctgtatgcgtgcgtgtgtgtgtgtgtgtgcgtgcgtctgttgtgtgtgtgtgcgtgcgtgtgtgtgtgtgtgtttgtgtgtgcgtctgttgtgtgtgtgtgcgtgcgtgtgtgtgtgtgtgtgtgtgcgtgtgtgtgtgtgtgtgtctgtgtgtgtgtgtgtgtgtgtgtgtgtgtgtgtgtgtctgtgtgtgtgtgcgtgtgtgtgtgtgtctgtgtgcgtgtgtgtgtgtgtgtgtgtgtgtgtgtgtgtgtgtgtgtctgtgtgtgtgtctgtgtgtgtgtgtgtgtatttgtgcccTCAGCCATGGACAGTGAGGATGGCTGGTCCCCGTGGTCTGAGTGGACCCAGTGCACGGTGACGTGTGGCTCAGGGACCCAGCAGAGGGGCCGCTCCTGCGACGACAGCAGCAACGCCTGCAGCGGCGCCTCCATCCAGACACGCAAGTGCAGCCTGGGGAAGTGCGACAGGAGAGGTacccgctcactcactcacgccaTCACCAGTCAGcctcacacaagcactcacgGCCAGGCTGCTCTCACACCTTACTTTAATGTCTGTCTGGAACGGAATGTGTGGAGACTCCAGACGAGTCTGatgtctgatgtctgatgacAGGTCTGCACAGGCAGATTACACTTCTCCCACTGCAGATTGTATATCAGGGGCTCGTATTAACAAAGCATTTGATCTTACCACTATGCATACTCCTAAGTTGCACTTAAAGTTTGTAACGAAAAGTTTTCTCCTCAATCCTTTTTCACAAAGCTGCTAAGACCATAAAAAACCAAGAACTCCTAAACTAACAGAGAGAGCTCAGTTTTCATTGAAAGTAGTCTGAAAACTATCTTCACAAGATGATTTTGCTGAGCCATTCTGAAGGGCTGACCAATCAGCAACAGCTAAATTACTTCCACAATCATACCTTTTACTTActctttacttatttatttcacTTACACCTTACCTAACTAGTACTTACCCTGTAATTAAAGGACTGTAATTTTAAAAGTGTCCTTATATTTTATTGTAGTTCTTCTgtcttaattatttttttttttaattgaagcTATTTTAAGCTCATAGAAACACGATCAAACTATGGACACATAATTGTTAAAATTCTGAAATTAGACATTGGCAGTCattacttaaagtaacactatgtaacaattctaccttaaaaaaacagcttgaaaaaaattgtgccgctacaattacttttaatatggagaatggcctctccgccattgccatcgggggtctgtagggaaattAGTGTGGTCTGTaggatttctggagccgcccggtcctttgtgtctTAGCATGCGCGATTAGGATCGGGTAGCgatttcgattcagagctagccatctttctgctggattagtaagtagtttatttgctgtcctgctttgtcttgtcttgcacttgcttgatgtttgactgtgttagcaaagttgttgactcgctagtttgtcataaacgaggaaagcacatttcaacaggtttcgccgctagggggagctccaagccaaaaactccttagtgctgctttaagttGATCCTTTTTGGTGCTTTAAGTTGATCCTTTTTGGTGCAGAAAAGTGGAAGAGGTTGTGGAACAAAGTTccataagaagaaaaaaaaaacaatgataaataagagtttgaaaatattaatttaaaaaagtgagagtccttgagcaagacactgaacccccaaacgCTCcagatgtgcaggttggcaacttagatagtagcctctgccatcggtgtgtgaatgggtagatgtctggctttcatctgtaaagcactttgagtgctTTTGGAGTAGAAAAGCACAATGCAGTCCATTTAAGTAGTACTTAAGAGCAGGGCACACGCCTAATGAACGTTTGCAGAATCACTCTTACAGAACACTCAAAACGTCATTGGGAAACCCGGTCCAGATATCCTCTATGACCTCTcgagctcacacacagcatcttTATTTCACCCAGCGCTAACTTGCTGAAGTCAATCATATTTTAGAGATGATGTCATTCCACAAATGATAGTCCTCTTTTGCTTTAAGTCTGGTTGAGTTGAGAAGAGTAACAAATCATAATATATGTACCGTTTGTACCCCATGTTGAAAGCAAAAGAATACAATGTTTATAAAACATTTGATTATTTCAGTTGCAAAAGAGCTCCTTCCGCTCAGTGGTCACATGATCATGGTTTATTAGGAAAAACTCTCTATACTCTCTTTACAGAAACAACTGGTGCCTCACAGGAAGTGAACCTTTAACTTTGTGGTGCCCGTAAATGCCAATTCCAGCTGGGCAATGGCTTTAACAGTGTTCTAATAAAACCATCTTTATCTTGCCATGGCAGTTAAAGAACTGAATGTGTGGTGTATATCATGGATCCAAAAGTATATCACAAGGGTATTCAACCACAGACTTTTTCCCAGTTTGGTTCATagaagtgttttaaaaaaaagtctattTGATGTTGAAGTGGCTGATGTGgtgattaatgtgtgtgatgtttatttGCAGTGAAGCAGGATGGCGGCTGGAGTCTGTGGTCTCCCTGGTCCTCCTGCTCGGTGACATGTGGGGAGGGGCTCATCACACGCATCCGTCACTGCAATGCCCCCGTGCCCCAGCTGGGCGGACGGGACTGCGAGGGAGAGGGGCGAGAGACCCAGAGCTGCCAGGCACAAccctgccctggtgagacctcATATGTATTCACagccctcacatacacatgcacacacacgcacgcacgcacgcacacacacacacacacacacacacacacacacacacacacacacacacacacacacacacacacacacacacacacacacacactcacacacacacacacacacacacacacacacacacacacacacacacactcacactcacactcacacacacacacacacaaattcacacacacttacacttatgCATACATATTCACAGTCCCATCTACACATACAGCGACCCACTCACCAAACCACACTTATGTATGGCCTGCTCCAATCCCAGCCCTTCCTTTCTTGCCCAAGAGCTGGGAAAGTGTGATGTCATTCTTTCCACAGCCCCTAGCGTCATCACAGCAGGGAGCTTGCTTGGCGAGCCCTGCTGCAGGGGATTATGGGAGAGACACCCATGGCATGGcccagcgagcgagcgagtcaCGTCTGGGCCAGAGGCAGGGATCAGTCAGCGCTGAGCTGGAAACCCATGGGGCTTAGGCTCTGGCTGCGTGTCCACTGGGTGTGTGGTTGAGCTGGAAACCCACTGGGTGTGTGGTTGAGCTGGAAACCCATGGGGCTGAGGCTCTGGCTGCGTGTCCACTGGGTGTGTGGTTGAAACCCATGGGGCTTAGACTCTGGCTGCGTTTCCACTGGGTGTGTGGTTGGGCCACAGAGAGACATCCTCATTCAGCGCCAGGCTGTGGACCTCCGTGTCCTGGTCCAGTTACTGGTGCCGCTATTCAAACGCTACACGAACAACCGCTAAGGGTCCAGTTACTTGGGTTGCTGTTCAAACGTTAAGGGTATTGGTCCTGGTTTCAGTTACTGGTGCTGCTGTTCAAACGCTAGATTAACAAGCGCTAAGGGtattggtggtatagtggttagCATCGCCGCCCTCGATTTGGTTCCACTGCAGGATGCCGTTGTTGGTCaatttggacaaaagcatctgctataAACTGGACCTTTACCTTAACGCTACTCCATATATTAGCAGAGCATATGTTAGCGCTCAGCAAGCATTATAGCCCCATTATTACGTAATGCACAAAGCAGCGGGGAGAGCCGAGAGCACAGCCTCTACAGCCTCAACAGCCTCTACAGACTCATTTTCAGACCATTAGGATCTGAGGGCAGTTCccaacccctctctccccacctcatGCTGGGTAATGCCAATTTAATTTGATGGACTTTCTTTGACTTTTCATCGTCATCGTCTAGTGTTTTGGGTACACAGAACAAATGGCATAATAAAAGTGTAACTGTGCACAGGTTCTCTGCTCCACCCTCTCCAAGTCTGCGCGCTGATGATTaggaatgagctgtgagagctcCATGCCGTGGCATAAATAACCTCAGATGTTCCTTCACATGTCCCCGTGCAGATGGGGAACCACAAAACTGGCTACACTCTTTATGACAGTGATTTATCCGCCATGCATAAAGCCCCACCTGGAGCATGGTATGTTCCGGAAGAAGGAACAAGGATCAAAAAAGAGGAAGcttggaaaagagaaaaaaaaaaaagaggtgttGTTTTATGAAACAGGGCTCAGAGTCTATTTCCCCCTGAAGTATTTTAGCCTGTAACTCCTcttgatggatgtgtgtgtgtgtgtgtgtgtgtgtgtgtgtgtgtctgtgtgtgtgtgtgtgtctgtgtgtgtgtgtgtgtgtgtgactgtgtgtgcgtgtgtgtctgtgtgtgtgtgtgtgtgtgtgtgtgtgtgtgtgtgtgtgtgtgtgtgtgtgtgtgtgtgtctgtgtgtgtgtgtctgtgtgtgtgtgtgtgtgtgtgtgactgcagttgTCGGGGGCTGGGGACCGTGGTCGCCGTGGGCTGCCTGCTCGGCCACATGCGGCGGAGGCTTGAAGAGCCGCATTCGGGAGTGCAACAGCCCCGTCCCGGAGCACGGCGGGAGGAAGTGCATGGGTGACGCCGTGGACAATGAGGCCTGTGGCCGAAAGGAGTGCCCAATGGGTAAGAGCTCTTAACACCTTCAGGAGCCCTGCTTCATCTtgcactctctcgctctctcttcctctctctctcgctccctctctctttctctctctctctctctctccctctctcccactctctctctctctctctccctctctcccgctctctctctctgtctctctctctccctctctctctctctctctatctctctctccctctctcccactctctctctctctctgtctctctctctctctctccctctctctttctctctcgctccctctctctctctgtctctctctctcttgctgagtGATCTTGGTGTTGTGTTGACAGATGGGTGCCTGTCCAACCCCTGTTTTGGTGGAGTCGAGTGCAGCACTGACAGCAATGGCTCCTGGGAGTGTGGGCCATGCCCAGCAGGTTACCGTGGCAACGGTACTTTCTGTGAAGACATGAATGAGGTTTGTTTTCAGTGACTAACACAGGGTCTGGACAGTGTCATTTGAAGCATAAGCTAATATTGATAAATAAATTGATAGTCCCGTCTAAAACATATTGGATATGACCCTTGTTATTACGTTTTTCCCATGCATCTACATTTTGATGCACTCTAGACACTTTGAAGCCTCCTGGGCTTGGGTCGTTGAGTGAAGATGTTGTGTctgctccccttcctctcctgttcAGTGTGAGCTGGTATCAGATGTGTGCCATAAGGTGGAGGGTGTCCAGCAGTGTGTGAACACCGACCCAGGGTTCCACTGCCTGCCTTGCCCCGCACGATTCAAAGGCAGCCAGCCCTATGGCAAGGGTGTGGAGGCAGCCAAGACCAACAGACAGGTCAGGAGATCACTGGCAtcctaccccctctctcctacCCTCTTCTTTGGTTCTACCCCTTtttgttccctctctttctcaactCTTGTCTATTCTCGTCCCTTAAATTccactccttctttctctctctcttcctctccacctaTTCCCCACCGCACCAAGCCTTTAAAACACAAGCTCCTTCTGCAAGCTGACTTCCAGCCTCTCGCCTGCAGATGTGTGAACCGTATAACCCCTGCAAGGACAACAGCCACAGCTGCCACAGGTTTGCGGAGTGCGTCTTCCTCAGCCACATCATCGAGCCTATGTACAAGTGCGAGTGCCGCGTCGGCTTCGCTGGGGACGGCATCATCTGTGGAGAGGACTTTGACCTGGACGGCTGGCCCAACCATGACTTAGCCTGCAGATCCAATGCTAGCTACCACTGCAAGAAGGTACGACCCACAGAAGCAGAGCTGAAATTGGGGTCAGGGAGCAATACTGGCATGATTCATTAATTTCCCTGTACTCTGTGAACACTAGATACAAAATGCGTTTTATAGATTTCTAAGTCAACTCATTTACAACCTTAAAGATTTTATGTTAAAATAAATGTTGGCATTATTTGGTTTGGGAGCTGAAGTCCATTTTGAATGGAAACAGTTGTTTCCACGTTTCCAGGAAGGTTACATGTAAGGTAATATACCTGTTGATTTGACCACAGCAAGTCAAGCTTACACTAGCTATAGATTGAGCCCTAAACACTACTTACATAAGCTGAGGACATTATTTAGCTTTTTGCATAGTTTAGCTAAACCTAAATCACACTGACTAAATTAACTTTATTTGCATTGATAGCGTATATTTGCACATACTGCAAAATCCTAGCAGTTTAATCAATGTTgggtagagggagagtgaaaaaaTCCTTGTTTCATCTCACTTCTCCATTCCCACATGAATATCTCCACACCTTTACTGTTTTCCAATCCCTTTTATGTGTGGTGATTGTCATTTTATGCGGAGGGCATTCCTTCTCTTCGCTGAGGTGCCAGTACGCTCTCCGTGCTCTTAATGCTTTCCATTTTGGACTAGCGATATGAAACCAGATGTTGGATGTGTTTCACATGAAGTGGGATTGTTATTGTCTTTTTTTCGGTATTGTCTCACGTCAGGAGGTACAGTTTTATGCCTGCTAGGCCTTGCGTGACTTGAACTTATCTTCCAACAAAAAGGCCTGGAGATGAGCCTGCACTCAGAGAGATCTCACAAAAACCCAAACGTGACATCATGCTTCTCTCTATACTGCTGGATAATTGCCTTATTATGTAATAATACTCCCTGGAAAGAAACCAGGACCACAATCTGCAATCTGCTAGACATCATGTGGCAGGCAGGTGAAGTCATAGCAGCTCGGAGTCTCAGGGAAGCAGAGCCATTCTTATAGTCGGAAACAAAACATTGCGTAGAGCTCCTAAAAAAAGAGGTCTTAATTGTGAAAAGCGCACATGGATTAGGAATAGTATCAGTTATTATTAACAATAATCCTGTACcttgcaacattttacaaaaaacatTGTAGTTTAAATCATATGAAATAACAATATTCACAAGAAAAAAACCTGATATTCACCCATCTACCACGAGGTTCAACTCACACTCTCCTTGCTTTCAGGACAACTGCCCCAAGCTTCCCAACTCAGGCCAGGAGGACTATGACAACGACGGGCAGGGAGATGCCTGTGACAAGGACGATGACAACGATGACATTATGGATGAGCGGGTAAGATTGCTGTCTGCATATGGGAttagtgtgagtatatgtgtgtgtgtgtgtgtgtgtgtgtgtgtgtgtgtgtgtgtgtgtgtgtgtgtgtgcgtgtgtgcgtgtgtgcgtgtgtgcgtgcgtgtgtgcgtgtgtgtgtgtgtgtgtgtgtgtgtgtgtgtgtgtgcgtgtgtgcgtgtgtgtgtgtgtgtgcgtgtgtgcgtgtgtgtgtgtgtgtgtgtgtgtctcctcactcATTGACACCGTGGTACATGTATTTCTCCCTGCTAGGACAACTGCCCCCTACAGTACAACCCTCTCCAATACGACTTTGATAAGGATGACGTGGGTGACCGCTGCGATAACTGCCCCTATGACCTCAACCCGTCTCAGATCGACACAGACAACAACGGGGAGGGAGACGCCTGCTCGCTGGACAAGGATGGCGACGGTAGAGAGCCTCTTGCTTCTCTCTAAAGTAGACACACTCATGCGTGTCCCAAGCTTTCTGTGCTCTCCACATTTATGACTGTCAGCCCCTACAGTGAGGGTTATTTATGTCATAAACATTCAAATGTGTTTGTCTACTCAGCTTTTCACTACGCATAGAAATTATAAGAAATACAGACATATGGAAGTGATGAATGAAGGCATtctgaataaaaacacacacacacacacaaccacacatgcatgcacacacacgcacacacacacacacacacacacacacacacacacacacacacagacatctggcATGGGAGCTTTATAGGCTAAATTATGATGGGAATGTGAGATCAGGTCTGAGGTTGAGTGTGAATCACTGAGAGTTTTCGGGGTGGgctgtgcacacatacagtactagGCATTCGGCATTTAAAGACTTTAAGCTGGATGATCAGTGTGTTCTACAAGGCCACCAGTGAGGTGTTATACTTCAATGTTCATTTTACACTTTTAGAATGCAAACTCTCTATTGTCAGAACAGTGGAAATTGAAAGAAAATGGTATGGCTAAACGTAATGCTTACTGTAGACAAAAAACATTGTAGACTAAAAACTGtttgtttcttctcttttttaagGCCCTGAGAATCTAGGAAATTATGAAATTAAGAAATGATGATCTATTTCTTACCGTTATTATTGTTACTGTTGTGGATTTTCAGAGATTCCCAATGATCGGGATAACTGTCCTGTCTTCTACAACACTGATCAGAGGGACACTGACCTGGACGGAGTAGGAGATCTCTGTGATAACTGTCCACTGGTCCACAATCCTCAGCAGGTAAGGCAGAGGTGGAGGACTCAGTTTGgaaagcttttgtgtgtgtgtgtgtgtgtgtgtgtgtgtgtgtgtgtgtgtgtgtgtgtgtgtgtgtgtgtgtgtgtgtgtgtgtgtgtgtgtgtgtgtgtgtgtgtgtgtgtgtgtgtgtgtgtgtgtgtgtgtgtttgtgtgaatctgtgttgCAAAAACTGATTGAGCGTCTTGTCACAGACTGACGCTGACAACGACTTGGTGGGAGATCAGTGTGATAACAATCAAGACATCGACGAGGATGGCCATCAGAACAACATGGACAACTGTCCCTACATCCCCAACCCCAACCAGGCTGACCACGACAAGGACGGCAAGGGGGACGCATGCGACTTTGACGATGACAACGACGGGATCCCTGACGACAGGGACAACTGCAGGCTGGTGCCCAACAAAGACCAGCTGGACTCTAATGGTAAGGAGGTGCCAGAAGAGAACAGGACTGGAGCAGAGctaaggagaggaggggagggaggggagataggaggggagaggaggggaggggaggggagataggaggggagaggaggggaggggagatagGAGAGATGTGAACAGGGCTAGAGCAGAGctaaggagagaagaggagagagagaggagggcttaTGGATGGAAGGAGATTAAGGGTGGTGAGATAACTGCACGCATGACCACCTGCTAAGTTGAGCTGTTTAGGTTGATAACAGACGTGTAAAGCTGCAAAAGGCTGCTGTGGTTTCCAGTGACAACAAAGCGCCGCAGCAGGAATGCACCTTCTACCAGGGCCTGCCCATCACGTGTGAGGAATAGGTTGCCTCGTAGCGACGGGGCGCTGATTTGTGGGAGCAGCTCTGAGAGGTCTCTGAGCACACACTTATCCCTGCAGATCCTGAGAGAGCCTTGCAGATGGCTGATAATGCCTGGAATGTTCCTCTGGGCTTAGCAAAGTGGTGGGCCTCTGTCTGTTCAGCCAAACTCAATTTGGAGCAGAGCACACCTATTGCTTTTGGAGCTTGGTGCATCATTTCTAACAAAGGGCATCCAAATATCTGTCGCCCTTAGAAGGGAAAATTACTGGGAAAGTATTTAGGTCAGTCTTGGAGATGTTTTTTTGAATGTGGCTCTAATAAATGACTAACACTAATAGCAATGAAATGCCAACGATACAGGTCATGCATGCGATTGGCGATGAGGGAGATATGGGACGGAGGAACTCtccaagttctctctctctctcttttagctgAAACGTGATGATGGCCCAGTGGGCCCAATGTGCCTCTGTCTGGAAGTCATCAAAACCTCCCAGCCTCTCTTGGAACAACAGCAGTACAAAAAAACACTGGAATATGGATATCCTTATCTGTGATTGATAGTGCAGAAGCTGGGGGAAGGAATGGTCTCAGAGAGATATGTGTACTTCTTTTCTGAGGAACCACTCTTCTGGGCCTAATTAAACATGGTGCCGGTTTTATTTGATTCTTACTTTCATTGTATCAATATAAGGTTGAGTCAGTCAATACTCGCGTAACCTCCTAACCTTTTTATAATTTGTCCTCTCCAACCTGTCTCGGTTTCACTTG
The sequence above is drawn from the Clupea harengus chromosome 16, Ch_v2.0.2, whole genome shotgun sequence genome and encodes:
- the thbs2b gene encoding LOW QUALITY PROTEIN: thrombospondin-2 (The sequence of the model RefSeq protein was modified relative to this genomic sequence to represent the inferred CDS: inserted 1 base in 1 codon; deleted 2 bases in 1 codon), with protein sequence MTFRGCGVWLTLLFLSSSVITQVVEDDTVFDLFETSGITRKTIGVKLFKGQDSDTPAYRFIRFDHLPSVSAASLQQLLLQIQNNEGFVFTATMRQDRTSRGTIISLEGPGERRQFEVVSDGRINSLDLVTWADGSRNIISFEDVDLSDSHWKNVTLHVHGETATLYVGCRLIDSFILDEPFYEHLSAAGGRMFVAKGSARENHFRGVLQNVRFIFDTAPEDVLESQGCVLTMAEGVNTVGESTELMDVPSSIATNLISPNTDAPATGSVDKLCEHSCEELTNLFQELKGLRVVVGNLIDGMQKVTEENNAMREALAKLKTPQNPMDQSLCWQDGRLFEDKEDWVVDSCTKCTCQEGKVVCRQITCPSVACATPTFIDGECCPVCLPMDSEDGWSPWSEWTQCTVTCGSGTQQRGRSCDDSSNACSGASIQTRKCSLGKCDRRVKQDGGWSLWSPWSSCSVTCGEGLITRIRHCNAPVPQLGGRDCEGEGRETQSCQAQPCPVVGGWGPWSPWAACSATCGGGLKSRIRECNSPVPEHGGRKCMGDAVDNEACGRKECPMDGCLSNPCFGGVECSTDSNGSWECGPCPAGYRGNGTFCEDMNECELVSDVCHKVEGVQQCVNTDPGFHCLPCPARFKGSQPYGKGVEAAKTNRQMCEPYNPCKDNSHSCHRFAECVFLSHIIEPMYKCECRVGFAGDGIICGEDFDLDGWPNHDLACRSNASYHCKKDNCPKLPNSGQEDYDNDGQGDACDKDDDNDDIMDERDNCPLQYNPLQYDFDKDDVGDRCDNCPYDLNPSQIDTDNNGEGDACSLDKDGDEIPNDRDNCPVFYNTDQRDTDLDGVGDLCDNCPLVHNPQQTDADNDLVGDQCDNNQDIDEDGHQNNMDNCPYIPNPNQADHDKDGKGDACDFDDDNDGIPDDRDNCRLVPNKDQLDSNGNGRGDACKDDFDNDSIPDFLDACPENAAISVTDFRKFQMVHLDPKGTTQTDSNWVVRNQGKELVQTANSDPGIAVGFDEFNAVDFSGTFYVNTERDDDYAGFVFGYQSSRRFYVVMWKQITQTYWEDRPSKAFGISGVSLKVVNSTTGTGXYLRNALWHTGNTKNQVRTLWHDPKNIGWKDYTAYRWHLIHRPKTGFIRVVMYEGKQILADSGPVYDRTFIGGRLGLFVFSQELVFFSDLKYECRDN